In the Ilumatobacteraceae bacterium genome, one interval contains:
- a CDS encoding LemA family protein: protein MENSIAIVVTVLVLGSGAWWVSHTRLVAARNAVDDSWADVDAELERRHRLIPRLVEVVGAAAAHERQLLIELANRNDAALAAPHTAGAANLWEPPLADAARRVVALRERYPALNSRQNFLDLQQELASTEDRIAAARRFYNTRVERLNRRVEAFPSSVVADRHGFGRADFFDG from the coding sequence GTGGAGAACTCGATCGCGATCGTCGTGACGGTGCTCGTGCTCGGCTCGGGCGCCTGGTGGGTCTCGCACACGAGACTCGTCGCCGCCCGCAACGCCGTCGACGACAGCTGGGCCGACGTCGACGCAGAGCTCGAACGCCGCCACCGGCTGATCCCGCGGCTGGTCGAGGTCGTCGGCGCCGCTGCTGCGCACGAACGGCAGCTCCTGATCGAACTCGCGAACCGCAACGACGCCGCACTCGCCGCGCCACACACCGCCGGGGCGGCCAACCTGTGGGAACCGCCGCTGGCCGACGCAGCCCGGCGCGTCGTCGCACTGCGCGAGCGGTATCCGGCGCTGAACAGTCGGCAGAACTTCCTCGATCTCCAACAGGAACTGGCCTCGACCGAGGACCGCATCGCCGCTGCCCGCCGCTTCTACAACACGCGGGTCGAGCGCCTCAACCGTCGCGTCGAGGCATTCCCGTCGTCAGTCGTGGCCGACCGACACGGGTTCGGCCGCGCCGACTTCTTCGACGGCTGA
- a CDS encoding MFS transporter → MAITAFVFFFYIGIVLVTVPRFIEDELGAGEFGVGLAVATFAGAAIVVRPFLGRLIERFGRRAIMMVGALVAGASGALLGLSTTLWHVLVLRSFMGLGEAALFVGAATLIADLAPPKRRAEAASYFSVAVYGGIGLGPTIGEWVLADDRYALTFLVAAGFSGLAAITVLGVPRRVDRSSTPAPTDKKSPMFHRAAFWPGVVLASGIAAFSVFAAFIPEYARTVGLAGSAGLFLVYSIVSLVLRLVGARLPERLGEHRMVTVALSSLAVGLGLISLVPQPWALWVGAGVVGVGMAFLYPSLMANVVNRVDDGERASALSTFTMFFELGSVVGGVVLGAIGELFDKRAGFFGGAVIAVLGLVALWQTVVESSGRSAVEEVGAAEPVSVGHD, encoded by the coding sequence GTGGCGATCACGGCGTTCGTGTTCTTCTTCTACATCGGGATCGTCCTCGTCACGGTCCCGAGGTTCATCGAGGACGAACTCGGTGCGGGCGAGTTCGGCGTTGGCCTCGCCGTGGCGACGTTCGCCGGCGCGGCGATCGTCGTGCGACCGTTCCTCGGTCGCCTCATCGAGCGCTTCGGCCGACGGGCGATCATGATGGTCGGCGCACTGGTGGCCGGCGCGAGCGGTGCACTGCTCGGGCTCTCGACCACGTTGTGGCACGTCCTCGTGCTCCGATCGTTCATGGGGCTCGGAGAAGCAGCGCTGTTCGTGGGTGCGGCCACCCTGATCGCCGACCTGGCTCCTCCCAAGCGGCGGGCCGAAGCCGCCAGCTACTTCTCGGTCGCGGTCTACGGTGGCATCGGTCTCGGTCCCACGATCGGTGAATGGGTGCTGGCCGACGACCGCTACGCGCTGACGTTCCTCGTCGCCGCCGGGTTCTCGGGGCTCGCGGCGATCACCGTGCTCGGTGTGCCCCGGCGCGTCGACCGGTCGAGCACGCCGGCTCCGACCGACAAGAAGTCGCCGATGTTCCACCGTGCCGCGTTCTGGCCCGGCGTGGTCCTGGCATCGGGGATCGCCGCCTTCTCGGTGTTCGCCGCGTTCATCCCCGAGTACGCCCGAACGGTGGGACTGGCGGGCTCGGCCGGTCTGTTCCTCGTGTACAGCATCGTCAGCCTGGTGTTGCGGCTGGTCGGCGCGCGCCTGCCCGAGCGGCTCGGCGAACACCGCATGGTCACCGTGGCGCTCAGCTCGCTCGCCGTCGGGCTCGGGCTCATCAGTCTCGTCCCGCAACCGTGGGCGCTGTGGGTCGGCGCCGGCGTCGTCGGCGTCGGCATGGCGTTCCTGTACCCGTCACTGATGGCGAACGTCGTCAACCGTGTCGACGACGGTGAGCGGGCCAGCGCGCTCAGCACGTTCACGATGTTCTTCGAGCTCGGCTCGGTCGTCGGTGGTGTCGTGCTCGGCGCGATCGGCGAACTGTTCGACAAGCGGGCGGGTTTCTTCGGCGGCGCCGTCATCGCCGTGCTCGGCCTGGTCGCGCTGTGGCAGACGGTCGTCGAGTCGTCGGGTCGTTCAGCCGTCGAAGAAGTCGGCGCGGCCGAACCCGTGTCGGTCGGCCACGACTGA
- a CDS encoding transglutaminase family protein → MSTPPTRSYRVSHRTTYRYSKVMTDGYSVGCLVPRPTEWQVVHDATVRLIPPASEWDSFLDVYGNFVNQFGLHEPHDQMMVEALSVVEITHRPMPVDATPWEEVVALAADAGGDLAIDIGMFRSGSPLIDVSALAGSFGDITDAVFTPGRPIVEALDDLCDSIYHRFEFDAAFSTLSTPLDEVLAARRGVCQDFAHLAVGCLRSLGLPARYVSGYIETIPPPGVERLVGADASHAWCSAWTPRAGWVDFDPTNGHLPVNDHITVGWGRDYSDVTPVRGVMIGPAATQELDVAVDVARL, encoded by the coding sequence ATGAGCACGCCGCCGACGCGGTCGTATCGCGTGTCGCACCGCACGACGTACCGGTACTCGAAGGTGATGACCGACGGGTACTCGGTCGGTTGTCTCGTCCCGAGGCCCACCGAGTGGCAGGTCGTGCACGACGCCACGGTCCGGTTGATACCGCCGGCATCGGAGTGGGACTCGTTCCTCGACGTCTACGGCAACTTCGTCAACCAGTTCGGGCTCCACGAGCCGCACGACCAGATGATGGTCGAGGCGCTCAGCGTGGTCGAGATCACCCACCGGCCGATGCCGGTCGACGCCACCCCGTGGGAGGAGGTCGTCGCGCTCGCGGCCGATGCCGGCGGCGATCTCGCCATCGACATCGGCATGTTCCGGTCGGGCTCGCCGCTCATCGACGTGTCGGCACTGGCCGGCTCGTTCGGTGACATCACCGACGCCGTGTTCACGCCCGGTCGTCCGATCGTCGAGGCGCTCGACGACCTCTGCGACTCGATCTATCACCGCTTCGAGTTCGACGCCGCGTTCTCCACCTTGTCGACGCCCCTCGACGAGGTGCTCGCTGCTCGCCGTGGCGTGTGCCAGGACTTCGCGCATCTGGCCGTCGGATGCCTTCGTTCGCTCGGGCTGCCGGCCCGCTACGTGAGCGGCTACATCGAGACGATCCCGCCACCGGGCGTCGAGCGTCTCGTCGGCGCCGACGCCTCCCACGCGTGGTGTTCGGCGTGGACCCCACGGGCGGGATGGGTCGATTTCGACCCGACGAACGGTCACCTCCCGGTCAACGATCACATCACCGTCGGGTGGGGGCGCGACTACTCCGACGTGACCCCGGTGCGCGGGGTGATGATCGGCCCGGCGGCCACGCAGGAGCTCGACGTGGCCGTCGACGTCGCCCGGCTGTGA
- a CDS encoding circularly permuted type 2 ATP-grasp protein: MLTSHGRQLDADLAARLVDETKLPARQARADRLLAAEGAGHLVHDLPVRADGRNAGVESRPWRVDPIPVVIDATTFRWLSLAVAERMEALELVLADLYGRRDLIRERIVPAELLSSTDRYRLNAVGSVPRRWLTTYAVDVATDADGVWRVVQDLTDAPPGLGYSLLDRSVMSRVLPEVSAHADIASLARYPGALRRSLAASTTSTSPRIVLFSGGLDHPSYVDHSYLAVQLGVNLVEGADLVVRQRKVWLRTLDGLEPVDVLYRRLDDTTLDPLDVASHGSVGVPGLLQAVRAGGVTLANAHGSGVIEVADLAAVLGDAIERLSPSEQLLPRLVGRPQLGTAPLAPGSVGPDLSSAEVVLRLFAVHDGKSVQVLPGGTGRVLAPGDDPAKPTACTAKDVWVLGQTVAPVVGPRLPQVDFGRSVPTRAADALYWTNRAAERAEAMARTMRVISARLEQDPGLAGLHGGAWTARMLRVAARVRRDHTDVPTAAPTLDALNDQLSLVGDAVANEIGSLLTEATTVREFLSVTTGRVLSHLAELRSSLQQRMTVIDDLDAVLADFAALAGLWQESTVRGPAWRIGDTGRRLERCLVVLDLIDGAVGGSQDSDDPIDVEIDAAAVEVLLASNDSLVAYRRRHRSDVEIDAAIALLVHEPLNPRSLAASVERLVQHALDGEPAVGGAFADRARRALDLPTDEMLAELREVIDDAGRRVVSRWFSTPVNPIVFSATGRSA, from the coding sequence ATGCTCACCTCACACGGCCGACAGCTCGACGCTGACCTCGCGGCACGCCTCGTCGACGAGACGAAGCTGCCCGCTCGGCAGGCGCGCGCTGACCGGCTGCTCGCCGCCGAAGGTGCCGGGCATCTCGTCCACGACCTGCCAGTGCGCGCCGACGGGCGCAACGCCGGGGTCGAGAGCCGACCGTGGCGGGTCGATCCGATCCCGGTCGTCATCGATGCCACGACGTTCCGGTGGTTGTCGCTGGCGGTGGCCGAGCGGATGGAAGCGCTCGAACTCGTCCTCGCCGACCTGTACGGCCGTCGCGACCTGATCCGCGAGCGGATCGTGCCCGCCGAGTTGCTCTCGTCGACCGACCGGTACCGGCTCAACGCCGTCGGATCGGTGCCGCGGCGTTGGCTCACCACATACGCCGTCGATGTCGCGACCGACGCCGACGGGGTGTGGCGTGTCGTGCAAGACCTCACCGATGCTCCGCCCGGGCTCGGGTACTCGCTGCTCGACCGCTCGGTGATGTCACGGGTGTTGCCCGAGGTGTCGGCGCACGCCGACATCGCCAGCCTCGCCCGCTACCCCGGGGCACTGCGTCGATCGCTCGCCGCGTCGACGACCTCGACGAGTCCGCGCATCGTGCTGTTCTCCGGTGGGCTCGACCACCCCTCGTACGTCGACCACTCCTACCTCGCGGTGCAGCTCGGTGTGAACCTCGTCGAGGGTGCCGATCTCGTCGTCCGGCAGCGCAAGGTGTGGTTGCGGACCCTCGACGGTCTCGAGCCGGTCGACGTGCTGTACCGCCGACTCGACGACACGACCCTCGACCCGCTCGACGTCGCCTCCCACGGCTCGGTCGGTGTGCCCGGTCTGCTGCAGGCGGTGCGGGCCGGCGGCGTGACCCTCGCCAACGCCCACGGCAGCGGTGTGATCGAGGTCGCCGACCTGGCCGCGGTGCTCGGCGACGCGATCGAGCGACTCAGCCCGTCCGAACAGTTGCTGCCCCGACTGGTCGGTCGACCCCAGTTGGGCACCGCGCCGCTCGCCCCCGGTTCGGTGGGCCCCGACCTCTCGTCGGCGGAGGTCGTCCTCCGACTGTTCGCGGTCCACGACGGCAAGAGCGTGCAGGTGCTCCCCGGCGGAACAGGACGGGTGCTCGCGCCCGGCGACGATCCGGCGAAACCGACCGCGTGCACGGCGAAGGACGTGTGGGTGCTCGGCCAGACCGTGGCGCCCGTCGTCGGCCCCCGGCTGCCGCAGGTCGACTTCGGCCGCAGCGTTCCCACCCGGGCCGCCGACGCGCTGTACTGGACCAACCGCGCGGCCGAACGCGCCGAGGCGATGGCGCGCACGATGCGGGTGATCTCGGCTCGCCTCGAGCAGGATCCCGGTCTCGCCGGCCTCCACGGCGGGGCGTGGACGGCTCGCATGCTGCGCGTCGCCGCCCGGGTCCGTCGCGACCACACCGATGTACCGACCGCCGCGCCCACACTCGACGCGTTGAATGATCAGCTCTCGCTCGTCGGTGACGCCGTCGCGAACGAGATCGGTTCGCTCCTGACCGAGGCGACCACGGTGCGCGAGTTCCTGTCGGTCACCACGGGTCGTGTGCTCTCGCATCTCGCCGAACTGCGGTCGTCGCTCCAACAGCGGATGACGGTGATCGACGACCTCGACGCCGTGCTCGCCGACTTCGCCGCGCTCGCAGGGCTCTGGCAGGAGAGCACCGTTCGCGGGCCGGCCTGGCGCATCGGCGACACCGGACGACGCCTCGAACGTTGCCTGGTGGTGCTCGACCTGATCGACGGCGCCGTCGGCGGGAGCCAAGACTCCGACGACCCGATCGACGTCGAGATCGACGCGGCGGCGGTCGAGGTGCTGCTCGCATCCAACGACAGCCTCGTCGCCTACCGTCGCCGCCATCGCAGCGACGTCGAGATCGACGCAGCGATCGCCCTGCTGGTCCACGAACCCTTGAACCCGCGTTCGCTGGCCGCGTCGGTCGAACGACTCGTCCAGCATGCGCTCGACGGTGAACCCGCGGTCGGAGGGGCGTTCGCCGACCGTGCCCGTCGGGCGCTCGACCTGCCGACCGACGAGATGCTGGCGGAGCTGCGCGAGGTGATCGACGATGCCGGCCGACGTGTGGTCAGCCGCTGGTTCTCGACACCGGTGAACCCGATCGTGTTCAGCGCGACGGGCCGCTCGGCATGA
- a CDS encoding alpha-E domain-containing protein: MVSLLARTADRLYWGARYVERAEDTARVVRAYNDLVADYPSEELLRWEPLAALTGSDETIEIPSSDPSGEFTILRSLVADRSNPSSIASTVSAARANLRTTREVMPREAWQAINQLSQYVDATANGAVERQLRDRFLLRVIEMSRRLDGILESTMSRGDAYRMIRLGRLIERADMTTRVLGVAAAGLLQLEATDRDELIIDEVRWMNVLRSVSALQMYQRAVRGPIDGMDVVKFLMYHSAFPRSVQGCFDEIREVLGFLPNCEGVRGALSSAEAVLHTLTPDASEGSRLDQSMERVQVAIAEIAAALHDTYVGDVV, encoded by the coding sequence ATGGTCTCGCTGCTCGCCCGCACCGCCGACCGTCTGTACTGGGGTGCCCGGTACGTCGAACGAGCCGAGGACACGGCGCGCGTCGTGCGCGCGTACAACGATCTCGTCGCCGACTATCCGAGTGAGGAACTGCTCCGGTGGGAGCCGCTCGCGGCGCTGACCGGGTCCGACGAGACGATCGAGATCCCGTCCAGCGATCCGTCCGGTGAGTTCACGATCCTCCGTTCGCTGGTCGCCGACCGCTCGAACCCGTCGAGCATCGCGAGCACGGTGTCCGCCGCCCGCGCCAACCTGCGCACGACTCGTGAGGTGATGCCTCGCGAGGCGTGGCAGGCGATCAACCAGCTGTCGCAGTACGTCGACGCGACCGCGAACGGTGCCGTCGAACGCCAGCTCCGCGATCGGTTCCTGCTGCGCGTGATCGAGATGAGCCGTCGCCTCGACGGCATCCTCGAGTCGACCATGTCGCGCGGCGACGCCTACCGCATGATCCGACTCGGCCGACTGATCGAACGGGCCGACATGACCACCCGGGTCCTCGGCGTCGCGGCAGCCGGTCTCCTGCAGCTCGAGGCGACCGACCGCGACGAGCTGATCATCGACGAGGTGCGATGGATGAACGTGCTGCGGTCCGTCTCCGCGCTGCAGATGTACCAGCGAGCGGTCCGCGGGCCGATCGACGGCATGGACGTCGTCAAGTTCCTCATGTACCACTCGGCGTTCCCGCGTTCGGTGCAGGGCTGTTTCGACGAGATCCGGGAGGTGCTGGGCTTCCTGCCGAACTGCGAAGGCGTGCGGGGTGCGTTGTCGAGCGCCGAAGCGGTGCTGCACACGCTGACACCCGACGCTTCCGAGGGATCACGGCTCGACCAATCGATGGAACGGGTCCAGGTGGCCATCGCCGAGATCGCCGCCGCGCTGCACGACACGTACGTCGGCGACGTGGTCTGA
- a CDS encoding circularly permuted type 2 ATP-grasp protein yields MDELLTDDGAPRELAAGLMQLIERMGEDELRERQQLAEVDIAAMGITFTVYSDGENIDRSWPFDIIPRMIPGAEWDLIAAGLAQRLRAINMFIDDLYNDQRVIADGVFPADLLEASVNFRPQCRGIRPKFGVWAHISGTDLVRDDDGQMYVLEDNLRVPSGVSYVIENRGVTKRAFAELFERQRIRPVDGYTDELNRLLTSLAPDGISDPTLAVLTPGIFNSAYFEHSFLAERMGAELVEGADLVVGDDDCVYMKTISGLERIHVIYRRIDDLFLDPEAFHPDSLLGVAGLMRAWKAGNVGLANAPGAGVADDKVVYAWVPDLIRYYLDQEPLIPNVPTYRTMYDDERRYVIDNIGDLVLKPANESGGYGIIIGNRATRAELDDAVAAIEADPRNWVAQPIISLSTVPTLVDEGVEPRHVDLRPFVLTGQHSYVTPGGLTRVALTRGSLIVNSSQGGGSKDTWIVDGRYAPLDTAQDQSQNQLQSQSQSQSQGAR; encoded by the coding sequence ATGGATGAATTGCTGACCGATGACGGCGCACCACGTGAGCTCGCTGCGGGGCTCATGCAGCTGATCGAACGGATGGGCGAGGACGAACTCCGAGAGCGACAACAACTCGCCGAGGTCGACATCGCCGCGATGGGCATCACGTTCACGGTGTACTCCGACGGCGAGAACATCGACCGGTCCTGGCCGTTCGACATCATCCCGCGGATGATCCCCGGTGCCGAGTGGGATCTGATCGCCGCCGGACTGGCGCAGCGCCTGCGGGCGATCAACATGTTCATCGACGATCTGTACAACGACCAGCGGGTCATCGCCGACGGTGTGTTCCCGGCCGACCTGCTCGAGGCATCCGTCAACTTCAGGCCACAGTGCCGCGGTATCCGCCCGAAGTTCGGGGTGTGGGCGCACATCTCCGGCACCGATCTGGTGCGCGACGACGACGGTCAGATGTACGTGCTCGAGGACAACCTGCGGGTGCCGTCCGGGGTCAGCTACGTCATCGAGAACCGGGGTGTCACCAAGCGAGCGTTCGCCGAACTCTTCGAACGGCAGCGCATCCGGCCCGTCGACGGGTACACCGACGAACTCAACCGTCTGTTGACGTCGCTCGCGCCCGACGGCATCTCCGACCCCACCCTCGCCGTCCTCACGCCGGGAATCTTCAACTCGGCCTATTTCGAGCACTCCTTCCTCGCCGAGCGGATGGGCGCCGAACTGGTCGAGGGTGCGGACCTCGTGGTCGGTGACGACGACTGCGTCTACATGAAGACGATCAGCGGGTTGGAGCGGATCCACGTGATCTACCGCCGGATCGACGACCTGTTCCTCGACCCCGAGGCGTTCCATCCCGATTCGCTGCTCGGCGTCGCCGGCCTCATGAGGGCGTGGAAGGCGGGCAACGTCGGCCTCGCCAACGCGCCGGGTGCCGGTGTCGCCGACGACAAGGTCGTCTACGCCTGGGTGCCCGATCTCATCAGGTACTACCTCGATCAGGAGCCGCTGATCCCGAACGTGCCCACGTATCGGACGATGTACGACGACGAGCGTCGGTACGTCATCGACAACATCGGTGATCTGGTGCTCAAACCTGCGAACGAGAGCGGCGGCTACGGCATCATCATCGGCAACCGGGCCACCCGTGCCGAGCTCGACGACGCCGTCGCTGCGATCGAGGCCGACCCGCGCAACTGGGTCGCCCAGCCGATCATCTCGCTGTCGACGGTGCCGACGCTCGTCGACGAAGGGGTGGAGCCTCGCCACGTCGACCTGCGGCCGTTCGTGTTGACCGGCCAGCACAGCTACGTCACGCCGGGTGGTCTCACCAGGGTGGCGCTCACCCGCGGTTCGCTGATCGTCAACTCGTCACAGGGCGGCGGCAGCAAGGACACCTGGATCGTCGACGGTCGCTACGCACCGCTCGACACCGCACAGGACCAGTCGCAGAACCAGTTGCAGAGCCAGTCGCAGAGCCAGTCGCAGGGAGCTCGCTGA
- a CDS encoding putative zinc-binding metallopeptidase, with protein MQSFRCPVCAQLLFFDNSSCLQCGSELGFDVGGRELVALRRDDDADGILRRSDGSPGSYRRCANQLEARCNWVLPADESALLCRSCRLTSVRPNDSDADAMAAFAHAEAAKRRLIDQVLALGLPLLDRTDEPERGVTFELLSSRGRSVTTGHQAGVITLDLSESDDAHREFVRLQLGEQYRTVLGHLRHEIGHYFWPLLVVEGGAVDEFRTLFGDERQSYQEALDRHYLTGPGSEWPSTHVSQYATMHPWEDWAETFAHYLHICDGLETASEFGIEVGDPSRAAGERAWPSVTTESTDDLVRRWLTLTLALNAMSRSIGESDLYPFVLSPAVVEKLDFVRRVSSPG; from the coding sequence ATGCAGTCGTTCCGATGCCCGGTGTGCGCGCAGCTGCTCTTCTTCGACAACTCCTCGTGCCTGCAGTGCGGGTCCGAACTCGGGTTCGACGTCGGAGGCCGCGAGCTGGTCGCCCTGCGGCGCGACGACGATGCCGACGGCATCCTGCGTCGTTCTGACGGATCGCCCGGCTCCTACCGTCGGTGCGCGAACCAGCTCGAGGCGCGCTGCAACTGGGTGCTGCCCGCCGACGAGTCTGCGCTCCTGTGCCGGAGTTGTCGGCTGACGTCGGTGCGTCCGAACGATTCCGACGCCGACGCGATGGCGGCGTTCGCCCACGCCGAGGCGGCCAAGCGACGGCTCATCGACCAGGTGCTCGCACTCGGGCTGCCGCTGCTCGACCGGACCGACGAGCCGGAACGGGGCGTCACGTTCGAACTGTTGTCGTCGCGCGGTCGATCGGTGACGACCGGTCATCAGGCGGGCGTGATCACGCTCGACCTCTCCGAATCCGACGACGCCCACCGCGAGTTCGTCCGCCTGCAGCTCGGCGAGCAGTACCGCACCGTGCTCGGGCACCTGCGGCACGAGATCGGTCACTACTTCTGGCCGCTGCTCGTGGTCGAGGGTGGCGCCGTCGACGAATTCAGAACGCTGTTCGGCGACGAGCGGCAGTCGTACCAAGAGGCGCTCGACCGGCACTACTTGACGGGCCCGGGCAGCGAGTGGCCCTCGACGCACGTGAGCCAGTACGCCACCATGCACCCGTGGGAGGACTGGGCCGAGACGTTCGCGCACTACCTGCACATCTGCGACGGGCTGGAGACGGCGTCCGAGTTCGGGATCGAGGTCGGTGACCCCTCGCGGGCCGCCGGCGAACGGGCGTGGCCGTCGGTCACGACCGAATCGACCGACGATCTGGTGCGTCGGTGGTTGACGCTCACGTTGGCGCTCAACGCGATGTCGCGGTCGATCGGGGAGAGCGACCTCTACCCGTTCGTGCTGTCACCGGCGGTGGTCGAGAAGCTCGATTTCGTCCGCCGGGTCTCGTCACCCGGGTGA